From Medicago truncatula cultivar Jemalong A17 chromosome 7, MtrunA17r5.0-ANR, whole genome shotgun sequence, a single genomic window includes:
- the LOC25499302 gene encoding protein SLOW GREEN 1, chloroplastic, with translation MVYYHPPHFGYPLLHFLQHTHSISLTMNSIPNLRHSNLSLNHNRPSFPLSPSLSFRSHPPPQFLPPSSFKLPPIKSSSSQNDPAFQKPQNNPTPPNPFQTLTSLFSPVVETTCIVIAATAFFFMRFHHTPVIAATLSPPTTVTENATMEEDAEKVIQEKLTENPNDAEALRALMEVKIKAREIDEAIGVIDRLIEIEPEEMEWRLLKANMYIYNDDHESAKKLFEEILKKDPLRVEAFHGLVMASSESNEQSDEPLKGLLKRVEKAMELCKKQKKVSDVRDFRLLVAQIKVMEGNFSEALKAYQDLVKEEPRDFRPYLCQGIIYTLLRKKDEAEKQFDQFRKLVPKNHPYKEYFDDNMNGTNFFPQKFEREEAGARS, from the coding sequence CATGAATTCCATACCCAACCTCCGTCACTCCAACCTCTCACTCAATCACAACCGTCCATCTTTTCCCTTATCACCCTCCCTCTCCTTCCGTTCCCATCCACCACCACAATTCCTCCCTCCATCCTCCTTTAAGCTTCCACCAATCAAATCCTCATCTTCCCAAAACGACCCTGCCTTCCAAAAACCCCAAAATAACCCTACTCCACCAAACCCTTTCCAAACCCTaacctctctcttctcccccgtTGTTGAAACCACATGCATCGTTATCGCCGCTACCGCTTTCTTCTTCATGCGCTTCCATCACACTCCCGTCATCGCCGCAACTCTCTCCCCTCCGACCACTGTAACGGAAAATGCTACGATGGAGGAAGATGCTGAAAAGGTAATTCAAGAGAAATTGACTGAAAATCCAAATGATGCTGAAGCTCTACGTGCTCTAATGGAGGTGAAAATCAAAGCAAGGGAAATTGATGAAGCTATTGGTGTTATAGACcgtttgattgaaattgaacctGAAGAAATGGAGTGGCGGTTGTTGAAGGCGAATATGTATATCTACAACGACGACCATGAATCTGCTAAGAAATTGTTtgaagagattttgaagaaagatcCACTTCGAGTTGAAGCTTTTCATGGACTTGTAATGGCGAGTTCTGAATCGAATGAACAATCGGATGAACCTTTGAAAGGATTGTTGAAGAGAGTTGAAAAAGCAATGGAGTTGTGCAAGAAACAGAAGAAGGTTTCGGATGTTAGGGATTTTAGGTTATTGGTTGCTCAGATTAAGGTGATGGAAGGGAATTTTTCAGAGGCGCTTAAAGCTTATCAGGATTTGGTGAAAGAAGAACCTAGAGATTTTAGGCCTTATCTGTGTCAGGGTATTATATATACATTGcttagaaagaaagatgaagccGAGAAGCAATTCGATCAGTTCCGAAAGCTTGTCCCGAAGAATCATCCTTATAAAGAgtattttgatgataacatgAATGGTACAAATTTTTTCCCGCAGAAATTCGAGAGGGAAGAAGCTGGTGCTAGGAGTTGA